The DNA window TTGAGTGAGAGCGAGAGATTGAGAAAATGGAAGAACATGGTAGTCTACGGACTCATGCAGTGACACAAATCGGGGTCAGAACTCGGGAGGATGGGCGCGGCGTCGCCGCGTCAGGCAgaggcggcgggcggtggGCGCGGCGTCGGGCGCGCCCGGCTGAGGCAGGCCGTCCTCGGCGACCCGAGGTGGCGGCGTCAGCACTCGGGCGTcggccggaggcggcgactCGGCGAGTTGAGCGGTGGCGTCGGGCCGCTCGATCTGCGGGGATGGCGCCGGGGACTCGGCGAGTTGGGGGCCGGTGGGCGGTGGCGGACCGGCGGTCGGCGGACacgaggaggccggaggcggcgtcggctcggAGGAGTGACCGAGGGGAGACTggccgagggaggcggcgcagggcAGGACTTGGTGCTTGGTGGGGGCGTTCGGGCGTGGAAGGTTAGGATTCTAGGGTTTGCTAACGAGGCCTGGACcaactttcttctttttaaaaattatgtgcTGATATATCTCTAAACTACCGTATACCTTGTTGAAACAAAGGGAATAATTTCGAATCTGATTATGGCCGATTCGTGTCCAACTAGAGCCCATTTCTGCTTTTAATCGTTTTTGTTTTCATGATGGACATCAGAGTTATTGCTAAATATGTGGTGTAGAAGAAGTTGCAGGGAGAGTATAGGTAGATACGTTGCCAGTTTTTCAAACTATATTTCCCATTTATTCttactttgttttattttttttgtctcaaaaCAAAAGCACCAATTCTTCATTTATTGTCGTTCAGTTGTCGTCCTGCCTTACATCATATCCTATGCTTCCAGGGGTGATTATCACTGTATGGGGAATGTGCAGCAAGACTCGGCAAGCTTGGTGCATCAGCTGAGAGACCTGTGGGAGAGCCCTAGAGGGACAGTGCTCCGTATTGAGGCATTGGCAATGGTGGCCATCGCTCTCTCCTTCTTCCTTGCAGTATTTGGATCTTGCCGCCGCTGGTCCAACCGCTGGGTTCTCCAAAAGGGTTTCTGGGCAGCAAACTCATTATCTTTGTCCCTGGGGACATACAGTATTGGTCTGATGCAATCTTCATCGGTGAAAAGTGAGATGTACCCTGTCTGGGGTGTATCCTTGCTCACCATCTTTGGCTGCGTCGACCCAATCACATCCTACAGTCTTGATTACAATAGCCAGCTTTGGCAGATCATATATAAGATCTGCCTTTACTGTGGATATGTCCTGCTGATGAGTATGTCAACCATCTCCAATCAAATTGGTAATGCAGCCGTGGGCGTGCTGTCCGCCGTGGCTTTCATTAAGGCCTTTCACAGGTCGCTGGCGCTTGTGATGCCAATtggaataaaatataaaacaaaaaagattgCAGATCATATGTCTTCGGTATTATGGGACGATTCTTACAGGACAGAGGACCTATATGGGTACCCCTATGTGTTGGATTGGTATATTGGCAAGGACAGGTATAAGACACCCATAACCATAGAAGAAATATGGCAGTGCAAAGACTATCATGTCAGTAACTGCAGGGATGTGTGCCTCTCCTACTCGTTGTCCAATTTGTTACAACGCCGTTACTTTGGGTTCCATTGTGCTGAATCAGAGAATCACATGACCCATGATTTTGTCTTCAAAGGGCTTTTCCACAAAAGAGATGATGGTGTCCTCGATTATAAGAGGGCCTTCAAGGTTATCGAAGTTGAGTTGGCTTTCGTGTACGACACCTTCTTTACTAGTAACACATTCCTTCGTTTTAATCAAGCAGAAGCTGCTAGTATTTGGTCATTCGCTTCAGTCATTGGGATATGTTTTGTTGGAGTAATGACTCTTAATTCCAGTATGAGGAGCACCGGCCGTAATTCTGGTCGCACCATTGTTGTGGGCACCACAAAAGCGGATCTTATAATCACTCTAGTCATACTGGTGTCCCTGGCTTTGGTGCAATTATTGCAGTTTATTCGCTGTTGGACCTCAAATTGGGCAAGAGTTGCATTTGCCTACAGTTACATCAAGAATGAAGAGAAAGGAAACAAGTGGATAAATCCTTGGATGGGATTGAAGGCACATCTTACCAGGATAACTTGCTTTGACAGTTATCTCTGGCAAAATAAGCTCGGGCAGTATTCATTTGTTGATGCACTTAGCAGGAGAAAGAGCTACTTATTAAGGCCATCCAGGTTTAGGGGCTATCTATGTTTGATGTTTGGATTGCATTATTTGGCAAAAGTGTTGCGTGATATGTTGTATAGAGAGACAGGGCATGCAA is part of the Oryza brachyantha chromosome 11, ObraRS2, whole genome shotgun sequence genome and encodes:
- the LOC102708108 gene encoding uncharacterized protein LOC102708108 produces the protein MGNVQQDSASLVHQLRDLWESPRGTVLRIEALAMVAIALSFFLAVFGSCRRWSNRWVLQKGFWAANSLSLSLGTYSIGLMQSSSVKSEMYPVWGVSLLTIFGCVDPITSYSLDYNSQLWQIIYKICLYCGYVLLMSMSTISNQIGNAAVGVLSAVAFIKAFHRSLALVMPIGIKYKTKKIADHMSSVLWDDSYRTEDLYGYPYVLDWYIGKDRYKTPITIEEIWQCKDYHVSNCRDVCLSYSLSNLLQRRYFGFHCAESENHMTHDFVFKGLFHKRDDGVLDYKRAFKVIEVELAFVYDTFFTSNTFLRFNQAEAASIWSFASVIGICFVGVMTLNSSMRSTGRNSGRTIVVGTTKADLIITLVILVSLALVQLLQFIRCWTSNWARVAFAYSYIKNEEKGNKWINPWMGLKAHLTRITCFDSYLWQNKLGQYSFVDALSRRKSYLLRPSRFRGYLCLMFGLHYLAKVLRDMLYRETGHAIELHDDVKESIAEFLYKNGNHIRTDGSTFLDESGLGSTTIPIILRKWSDVKDISNILVWHIGTCYCELAQRQNGFFRCFQKDNGYLLNEEERKYHGVATALSKYYAYLLVSAPQLVLEDVNHGETTCRELRSSAGLCLSSRKRNKLEAMNSFVEYATPDDGLFSQGVELGKQLNGMSRCWKIAADFWIEALLYAAPSDSNVEEHVRHLSKGGEFITHLWALLSHAGILSKKEAGQRRGGEAIV